A window of Aequoribacter fuscus genomic DNA:
AGGCTCCGCTCGCGCGTGTCGACCTTCAAACTCATGAATTCGTCGCCCGTTGCGCGGACTATGACGCCGTCAGGGGTCATATACCAAGCAGGTTGAACCTCTTGTGACAGCGGTGGTTGCGGTAGCGAGAGATATTGCTGGCTCTGAAAGTCCGTATCAAGCCACTCAAGGTTTCCGCTACTGCTTGCGACCATTAATCCGCCAAAAGGTGGCGCGAACGCCTCAGTTAGTTCAGCATCTGTCAGCGGATATTGATCTAAGAGGCTCAGCACAGGGCCTTGGTCATCAAAAGAGAGTCCGTAGATATGGACTAATGTGTTGCTGTCGATTAGCGCAATTCCATAGGATGAGCGAAGCACCCTAACAAACGAGAGCTCAGTCACGTCCGAAAATCGTCCCGCACTCACGCCTGAGTCGCTCTGATAAATCCAATACCGCCCGTCTTTCGCGACCGATAACAGCATTTCACCCTGGCCAATAAAATGAACTCTGGAAGGCTCATGACCTGCGTCGAGACTTAATTGTTGCTGCAGGCTGACCTGGGTCGACTGTGATACCGGGCCACGTTCAGATCGGGCGACGAGCCACTCAACTCGATCCTCGTAGTACAGCAAAATATTGAACGCATCATTGTTCTGGGCTTGGACTTGTAGAGCCTCTGGCAACTCTGCCAGTTGTCGGGAGACCATGGGTTGCTGAACTTCTTGCGCTGAAGAATCACCTACAAACCAATCGTAGTCACTGTAAAGCCTGAGCACTCCATCAGTCGTTACCGTCACAAGCACAGAAGCGCTTTGCTCGTCGACGGCAAGCCTGACGACATTGCTAAGCGTGTCTTGATACTTCTGCTCGCCGGGGTTGCCGAGCGCGAAAACCTTGAAGTCGCCGGACGCAGTGTCTTGGACCAGATACTCGGTCTCGCTGAGCGCAACAACAACAGGGCTGTGCGTATCAAGGTTATACGTGTTTATCTCTGAGCGAGTATCGGCCCAAAATAGCGGCCAAGACGCCCAAATCAAAAATAGGAAAATAGACGCGATTGCCAGCAACACTAAGGTTGCTCCAGTGGTCACCGCCACCGTAACGACACGATCGGCCCATCGACGAGAGGGAGCCAGCGCAGATCTAGCGTCTGTATAGCGAGATTTCATAAGCCCAACTCTACTCGAATCTTCGCACGCACGTCCTCGGGGAGCGGAATAAACCCCGAGCGTTTGATAACCTCCTGTCCTTGATTTGACAGTACCAGGTCAACAAAATCTCGCTCAGCGCCTCTCAAGGGCAATGCTGCAGCCTGATTCACGTATAAATAGAGAGGTCTGGCCAAGGGGTAATCGCCCTGCGAAGTAGCCTCCGGCTCTGGCATATAGGCTCTCGAATTCTCATCTTTGCTGATTGCAAGGATTTTAACCAAGGGTGATTGATACCCAACGCCACTATATCCTATACCACCAATTGAGCTGCCGACGGATTGAACCACTGAACTTGATCCTGGCTGCTCACCAACGCTCGTGTCGAAATCGCCACCACACAGCGCGACTTGTCGGAAATAGCTGTAAGTCCCCGAAGCGGAATTGCGTCCAAAGGTCGTGATTTTTTGCTTATCGAATGACTCCGCATTGAGCTCCCACCAATCGTTGATCGGCTGGTCGGCGCCACACCGACGGGTCGCTGAGAAAATTGCGTCGACTTGCTTAAGACTGAGTTGCACCAGTGGGTTCTGCCAGTGGACGAAGACCGCCACAGCGTCGACGCCAATCACAACCTCGGTGACATCGTACCCGTATTCTTGCCGAAACCTCAGCTTTTCCGCAGGTGACATACGCCGACTCATGGGTCCGAGACTCGCAGTGCCTTCTTGCAACGCGGGTGGCGCCGTACTTGAACCATTAGCCTGCACCTGCATCACAACATCGGGGTACTTCTGGTTAAACACCCTCGCCAGGCGAGTCATAACACCACCCATGGTATCAGAGCCTACACTTGAAAGTTTGACCACTGGAGTAGCCGCATGAGCAACCTCGACGCTCAACGCAAAGATCAGTAGCGCAATGAACTTGCTAGCGAAAATATTACGATAAGCGAACATAGCACGTGTCATAAAATCAGACGTCGCGATTCATTCTATGGAAGCTCAAGCTAAAACAACTGCCCGCACCGAGTTCCGACTCGATTTTCAGTTGCGCCTCGTGGCTGGCTGCGACATGCTTAACGATCGCAAGGCCCAGGCCCGTGCCACCTCCAGCAAAGGAGCGCGATTCATCGACACGATAGAAACGCTCGGTGAGGCGCGGAATATGTTCTTCCGCAATCCCCAAACCTTGATCGCAGACCTCAATGCACAGTGCGTCCTCTGTTTCACGTAAGGTTAAGGATACCGGCTTTCCCTCTGGCGAATACTTGAGCGCATTCACTACCAAATTACTGAGCGCACTAAACAACTCCCGGTAGTCTCCCTCAATTTTCGCATTTCGAACGGCGCACTTATACTCGATGGTTCGAGATGGATACCCTCCCCTCAAATCTTCCACTACTTCGCCGCATAGGGCGACTACGTTCACCTGCTCGCGCACTCGTTTTTTTGTTGCCGTCGCCTCAATCTTTGACAGCCACAACAAATCCCGCACTAGATTTTCCATGCGCTGTGACTGCTGAGCCATCTGTTCAAGGGGTTTTATCAACGCAGCCGGCAGCATTTCCGATTGCGATAACAGGGTATCCAAATAACCCGATATCACCGTAAGTGGCGTTCGAAGCTCGTGTGATACATTGCCGACAAAGTCCTGACGCGTCTGTTCTATCTGCACCAGCTGTGTAACGTCCCGTACCAGTATGAGGCGATCCCCGATGCCAAAGGAGCTGACTTCCACTTGCAGATGTCGCGCAGGAAAATCGTTGGTGCTGAACGTCAGAGGTTCAGTATAGTCGCCCACGATCATGTAACTGGAAAACTCAGGATAACGCACTAAGCTTAACAAGTTTTGACCTTTATCTTGCGGATAGCGTAAACCCAATAGGTACTCCGCAGAGCTATTGCTCCACTCGATCAAACCTTTCTGGTCGATGAGTAGCGCACCATCGCGCAGAGAGCGAAAAGAATCACGAAGGTAATCAACCGTGTGCTGAAGGCGTGATCGCGCGTCTCGGTTGTGGCGTTGTATTGCATACATCTGGTCCAGCATCATTCCCCAGATACCCGAGCCCTCGGGAGGCTCTGATTCGGGGTGATCGATCCACTGCAATACCCTGCGAAGCTGCCATAAGTAACCGAACACAAAAAACAGCAAAACGACCGTTAACGCTTCGGCCGTCGCGCCAATCACCCAACCAATCGCAGCGGCGATCAGTAGCAGCAGAACAAGGGTTTGAAGCTCTTTGTACCACCGCCCTACTGCACGCATAAAGTCTAAATTCCAGGCGGAGAAAAGCGATAACCCGTACCGCGTACGGTCTGAATAAAGTGGCTGCAATCACCCATGTCGTTCTGCAACGCTTTACGTAAGCGACGAATGTGGACATCCACCGTACGTTCCTCGACATAGACATTACCGCCCCATACCTGATCGAGTAGCTGACTGCGTGTATAGGCGCGTTCTGGATGCGACATAAAAAAAGACAATAGTTTAAATTCAGTCGGTCCCATCGCGAGCGGTTCACCCGCGAGGAACACCCGGTGGCTACTCATGTCTAAGACTAACTCGCCCGCCTCAATCCTCTCGGACGAAGGCATGGCGCCACTGCGACGTAGCAACGCTCGGATTCTGGCAATCAGCTCACGTGGGGCAAAAGGCTTGGTGATGTAGTCATCCGCGCCGACGTCCAAACCCTGAATAACATTGTCCTCCGAGGTCTTTGCCGTCAGCATGATCACTGGAATTTCTTCAGTGAGCTTATCGCGTTTGAGTCGTCGAAGTAGTTCAATACCGCTGCCACCGGGTAGCATCCAATCCAGTAGGACAATGTCTGGGCGACGGTCAATGATAATTGCGTGTGCGTCCATGATGTTATCGGCTTCGATGCAGCGCAAATCGGCGATTTCCAGGGCCATACGCAACATATCCCGGATAGCGACCTCGTCTTCTACAACCAATACTGAACAATTCTTCACGGCAATAACTCCTTGCGCGGATACTGTAATATTGCAACATTATCGCGTGCAAGGCATGACAATTCTGTGACAAAGTGAAATAAAAATGACTGTTACGTTAAAACCAGTCGAACCAGCCTTTATTCGCAGCATCGAGACGACTCTTGCACCCCTGCAGTTGCGTCCTGTACCGCCCAGCGCGAGCGTGAACTTTATTGGCTACACCGACTAGCCACGCTTTAGATTTATACGTTCCTCTTGCGTAGCCACCCTGCCCCTCATGGTAATTAAGATACAGTGCTCTTGCATCGGTTGCTGAAACGCCGTTCTCTTTATACGAGAGCTTGTTGTACCATCCGATAAAATCAATGGCGTCATCAAACTCGTCGCGGTCGGCGCCGTAGGCACCCGCATCACGTTTATATCGCTCCCAAGTACCCGTCAGTGCCTGAGAATAACCGTAGGCGTTTGACGGCCGAAAACCGGGAATAAAACCAAGAATTTTTTTGCGGGGAGGCTTTGCTTTTGCCTCAAACTTTGACTCTTGGTGCACAATCGCCATCATGGTGGGAATATCAGCATCCCAACGTTTTGCTGATTTTTTTGCGCTTTTGTACCAGCCTTTTTTTTCGTCAAAAATAGCGCAAATATTGTCCAAATCGCTCGGAGGTGCGGTCGTACACCCCGCGATGACGATGAGTACTAAGCTAAATCCAAGCCGACTTACGCGCGAGAAATTCATCTTCGTTTATTACCTCCACACCCAAAGCTTGCGCTTTTGCGAGCTTACTCCCTGCCCCAGGTCCTGCAAGCAACACTGTGGTCTTGTTAGACACACTCCCTGCCACACTTGCACCCAAAGATTTCAACAACTCGGTCGCCTCTTCTCGAGAAAACGTCTCGAGTTTGCCTGTTACCACCCAAGTCTGTCCAACAAGCGGTGCATTGTCGACATCAATCGGCGCTACCTCAGGCCATGAAAGCCCCGCTTGCACTAGCGTGCTAATAACCTCTAAGTGAGTCGATGAGTTTAGGAATGATCGAATGTGATTTGCAACGATTGGGCCAACATCCGGTACAGCCAGCAAATCGTCAACAGACGCCGCGATTAGCGACTCAATATCGCCAAAATAGTCTGCCAGGCGCTCGGCCGTTGTTACGCCTACTTCACGGATACCCAAAGCATACAGAAAACGGGCAAACGTCGTCCGCTTGGATCGGTCTATCGCATCAATGAGATTTTGAGCCGACTTAGCGCCCATTCTTGGCAACGCGGCAAGCTCATTGAAAGTTAGGCCATAGATATCGCTGGGGTCCTTCAACCGCTCTATATCCACCAGCTGCTCCACTAATTTTTCACCAAAGCCCTCAATATCCATCGCTTTGCGCGACACAAAATGAATGATCGCGCCCTTACGCTGTGCAGAGCACGTCAGCGCCCCACTGCAGCGTTGTACCGCTTCACCCTCTTCGCGCACGATTGCGGATCCGCACACGGGACAGTGCGAGGGAAAAACAATTTTCCTCAGCTCGCCTCGCCGCTCTTCTGGTAGCGCCCTCGCCACCTGAGGGATAACATCGCCAGCGCGTCGAACGACCACTAAGTCACCAATCTTCACCTGCAGACGATCGATTTCGTCCGCATTATGCAGAGTTGCGTTACTGACGACGACGCCGCCCACCGATACCGGCTCGAGTCTTGCCACAGGTGTAATCGCACCCGTTCGACCCACCTGAAATTCAACATCCAGCAAATGCGTTAAAGCCTCTTCAGCGGGAAACTTCCTGGCGATTGCCCAACGGGGTGCCCGCGACACAAAGCCCAAATCGGCCTGCTCGGCCAATGAATTCACTTTGTATACAATACCATCGATGTCGTAATCCAAGCCGCTCCGACGCCGAGACAGTTGCTCGTAATAATCAATACAGGCCTGAATACCCGAGACGGCTTGCACTTCATCATTAACAGGTAGCCCGAGCGACTCGTACCACCGTAACAACCCATACTGGCTATCGGGAATGTCCACACCTTGGGTCACACCCACACCATAACAGTAAAACGCGAGCGGTCTTTTGGCTGTGATCGCGGGATCTAGCTGGCGCAAACTACCAGCAGCCGCGTTGCGCGGATTAGCAAACGTTTTTTCGCCCTGAGCTTCGGCGCGTTGATTGAGACGCGTGAAGCCCCGCTTTGGCATAAAAATTTCGCCTCGCACTTCGAGGGCGTCAATGGATTCAGCGCCATGCAACTGTAGGGGTATATTTTTAACGGTCTTAACATTGTGAGTGATATCCTCACCGGTTTGACCATCACCTCGGGTCGCTGCCTGAACGAGCATCCCTCGTTCGTAACGGATAGCAACTGCAATACCATCGAGTTTAGGCTCACAGACATAGTCGATAGTCGCCGTCTCAAGCAACCCGAGTCGTTCGCGCGCTCTGCGATCGAAATCGAGCAATTCGTCATTGGAAAACGCGTTGTCTAACGACAGCATTGGTATGACGTGCATCACTGGCGCAAAGCCTTCTACCGGTTTCCCGCCAACCCGTTGTGTCGGTGAATCTCTTCGTGCGTACTGAGGGTTTTGAACTTCTAATGTTTGCAATTCTCGGAACAGCTGATCGTACTCAGCGTCAGAAATACTGGGTGCGTCGTGCTCGTAATACTCTTGACTGTAACGCTCGATTAGCGCAATAAGTTCAGCAATACGCTTAGCTGGATCTGCAGGCATAAGACTTACGACCGCTTTTGTAGCAGCTGTTTTCTGGCATACTCGCGCAACAGCGTCTTATCGTGCTCGATCGCCTGCTTGGTTAAAACGCTGTGGGAATGATCGAGTAGAGTGCCGCCTAAATGCTGTACCACCGCGCGAGCAGTTTCCAGCATCGCTTCATAGGACGTCAGTAAATCTTTGGGGCCCGGGACTCGCATGAAAAATACGACCCCCGCCGTTTGAAGGGTGCTCATTGAATCGATATCAAATACACCCGGTTTCAAAAGATTCGCTACACTGAATTGAATCGGACCGCGCCCGCCACTCTGTTCGTGTCGATGAAAAAAACCCAAATCACCGAAACGCAAATCACAGGCTAATAGTAGCTGCAGTAAGGTGTCGCCCTGATAGGGCTTCTGCTCATCCGCCTTGAGGTGGATCAGCAGCACATGCTCTGGCGGTGTATCCTCAATCAGAGTTGGTGCCTCTTCTGCAGGCTCCTCCTCCGTGTCCAGGGTTTCTAGCCAGTCTACGGTCTGCCCAGCAGAGGTTGAAGTTGTGCGTGTTGCTGCGATGGTCGCTTCACTTGCTGTTGAGCTACTCTCGGCGGCGGCGTCCGTAACCGGATCCAATGCTCGTTCCGAACGGTCTTCAACAGCGGCACTGAGGGACTCTCGGTGCTCAACCGTTTGACTCGGATCTTCTTTCGCTTCAGCCAGCTCATTATGCGCTGCGTCTGGGACAAGCTCATCGCTGTCTAACGCTTTCCCTTGCGTCGTGCTGTCGTCTGTGTCGTCCGCACGATAGACGACCCGCGCACCGCCGTTGGGCAATTCTTTCAACCAGTCGAAGTCAGCATGAGGCTCTTGGCGATCGGTTTTTTTTGCCCGCATCAAACGCTCATTTTCAGCCCGCTGTTTGAGCGCTCGGCGTATCGCATCCAATAAAATCACCACGACCAGAGCGATACCCGCAAGCAACATCCACTCTCTCATGCCTAATTCCAAGCCCATAGGCCTCTGATCTCCCTTACTTCGCTAGTTGGCTGCAAGCTCTGCTGCTTCTTCAACGTCTACGGACACCAAGCGCGATACGCCGGGCTCGTGCATGGTTACACCGAGAAGTTGATCGGCGACTTCCATCGAAATCTTGTTGTGAGTAATGTAAATGAACTGCACCTTCTCGGACATCTCTTTTACCATACGCGCATATCGTCCAACGTTGGCGTCATCCAGTGGCGCGTCGACCTCATCCAACATACAGAAAGGCGCGGGGTTGAGCTGAAAGATCGAGAACACTAAAGCGATCGCAGTCAACGCTTTCTCACCACCCGATAATAGATGAATCGTACTATTTTTCTTGCCGGGAGGCCTCGCAATAATCGCAATGCCTGTGTCGAGCAAGTCCTCCCCAGTCATTTCTAAATGCGCAGAGCCCCCGCCAAAAACTCTCGGGAACAAAGCTTGCAAGCCAGCATTCACCTCTTCGAATGTATCGCGGAAGCGACTCCTCGTTTCCTTATCGATTTTGCGAATCGCGGATTCAAGCGTTTCCAGTGCAGAGGTCAAATCTTCATGCTGCGCATCGAGATAGGTCTTGCGCTCTGATTGAGAGGCAAACTCATCGATGGCCGCGAGGTTAATGGCACCTAAACGCCCAATCTTGCGACCTAATTCCTCCAGCAATAGCTGCACCTGCCCAATCGTATGCTCATCACGAATGAGTTCAAGCGCCGCATCAACCGTCCACTCGTCCTCTTTTAATCTGTCGACGAGCGCCTGCTGCTGCACCGTTAACGTTTGCCGCTGCAGTCGTTCACGTTCAAGCTTGGTCGAACATTCATCGCGGCGACGCTCAATACTTAAGCGCGTCTGCTCAGCCGCTCGCATGGCCTGCTCTAACGCGCCTAGAGCATCTCGGGCTTGACTGAGCTTTTCTTCCGTTTGCAAACGCAATTCGAGCTGCTCATCCAACTGTGCCTGTAAGGTTTGAATGGCACTGTCGTCGTTGGCGGCAAGCTCTTCCTTAAGTTGCTCGCGCTGCTCGGCCAATTCTTGCGTCTGTTGGCGCAATCGCTCTATGGCTTGTTCAGTCGAACTTACTTGCGCGAGCAATTGCTGTTCTTGCAGAGTCACACTGTACAGGGTGTCGCGCTGTTCTCGAGCTGACTGACGCAATTCATCGAGCCGCACGCGTATACTGTCTCGATCCGAAATTAAGGCCTCTCGCTGTATAGCGTCGGCCTCCATCGTCTCGATCGCCTCGGTCAATTCGCGACGAGCCTGAGCGATACTCTCTTGCTCTTGTTCGTACTCGGCCTTGACGTCCTCAAGCTCCGCTAAAATCTGTTCTTTGCGCTCGTGTTCTTTCGCAAATTTTGCTGTATTCGCCGATATTTGCGCATTGATACGACTCTCATCGGCGCTTAACGCTTGAATGGATACCCGAGCCTCTTCCGCTAACCGATCCTGCGCCTGAACATTGCCTTCCAACTCGTTCAGTGCGTTTGCGGCAGCGGCAACCGATTCATCGATTTCCGCAATTTCCGATTCTAATAGGTCTATCTCCTGCTGCCGGAACAGCACGCTGTCTTCACCACGTATCGATTGAGACAGGCGCACCCAATCCAGCCCCATCCAAACACCCTCGGGCGTGATAACCGACTCCCCAGGCTTAAGGCTAGACCGCAGATTCAAAGCTTCGTCCAACGTTTGCGCGACGCGTACTTTCGTTAACACACTGGGCACCCAAGATGTGTTCACGTGTTCCGCCAAACTGCCAGCAGGCTTATGACACTCATTACGCCCTTGGAGATAAAACTTAGCCGCCGGGAAGCTTTGCATCTGCTCGGGGGTTAAAGAGGCTGAATCTGTCACAAAACCGTGGATGTCTTCCGCCAAGACACGCTCTACTGCAACCTGCCATTGCTGTTCCACAGACAGCTCTTCAACGAGCGGGCGCAGTTCAATATTCTGCAGAGTGGCAACCCATTCATCGATTTGTACTTGCGACTGATTTTGGGCGGCTTCCTGCAGCGCGTTTAAGGATGAAGCTCGTCCCCGCTTTTCACGCGCGAGCGTCTGCATTTCACTGAGCCTTTGCCTCAGAGCCCCAACTTCAGCTCGCGCGTCATCGCGCTTCTGTAGCGCCTTTTGACGCGCGCCCTCAAGTCCTGCTTGGCGCTCGCGCAAAGCCTCCAACTGGGCCTGCATGGCCTGCTGATCGCCCAAGTCTGAGCTTGGCGCAAGCGCTGCGAGCTCCTCTTTCAGGGCCTCAGAGCGCCGAGCCAATCTCGAAAGGACCTGTTCTAAATGTTTGATGCGAGATTGCTGAACCTCACTTTGCTGTCGAGCTGAAGACGCCGATTGGTTAAAACCATCCCATGATTGTTGCCAAAGTTGCATGGCTTCCTCAGCCATCGCAAGTTCTTCGGCGGACTGCTCTACGCGAGCCTCCGCCTCGACGCGATTGGGCGAAACCGTCTCAAGTGTTTCTTTTGCCTCGGTAAGCGACTCTAAATCGCTCTGTAAAGATTCGTTAGCGAGCGCCATCGATGCATCAGTTTGCGCCAAGCGCTGGAGTAGTTGGCTATGGCGCTGGTTTTGAAAGTTGATCGCTTGTTCGAAACGCGTCACCTCTGCACCAATTGCGTAATAGTCCGCTTGCACGCGGTTACAATGCTCAGCTGCCTCAGTTTGAGCAACGCGTTTCTCTTCCAGATCGGCCTCTAGAGCTCTGTATTCTGCGATTATTCCTTCGCGTTGGACCTCGATATCATTAATAGAGAAGGCCAACGTCTCAACTTGCTGTGACAAATCCCGCCACTGCATTCCGGCGAGTAAGGCCTTGGTCTCGCGTTCTTGTTGCTTAAATTCGCGGTACTTCTCGGCGGCCTGAGCCTGGCGTTCTAAGTGATAGATCTGTCGCCCCAGCTCGTCGCGGATATCCTGCAAACGCTCAAGATTTTCCATCGTGCGCCGCATTCGACTCTCTGTCTCACGGCGCCGCTCCTTGTACTTCGATATCCCCGCGGCTTCTTCAATAAAGACCCGCAGTTCTTCGGGCTTCGATTCAATCAAACGAGAAATCATACCCTGTTCGATAATGGCGTAACTTCTCGGGCCGAGCCCGGTACCCAAGAAAATGTCGGTGATATCGCGGCGCCGACATCTCGCGCCATTCAAAAAATAGTCCGATTGACCCGCTCGAGTGACCAAGCGTTTGATGGCTATTTCAGAAAAACGGGCGTACTCGCCGCCGACCGTGCCGTCCTGATTGTCAAACACCAATTCAATAGACGCTTGGCCGACAGGCTGTCGCCCGCCAGAGCCGTTAAAAATGACGTCGGTCATTGACTCGCCGCGCAGGTTTTTGGCGGAACTCTCCCCCATGACCCAGCGCACAGCGTCGATGATGTTGGACTTACCGCACCCATTGGGGCCAACGACCGCACTC
This region includes:
- a CDS encoding ABC transporter permease subunit — its product is MKSRYTDARSALAPSRRWADRVVTVAVTTGATLVLLAIASIFLFLIWASWPLFWADTRSEINTYNLDTHSPVVVALSETEYLVQDTASGDFKVFALGNPGEQKYQDTLSNVVRLAVDEQSASVLVTVTTDGVLRLYSDYDWFVGDSSAQEVQQPMVSRQLAELPEALQVQAQNNDAFNILLYYEDRVEWLVARSERGPVSQSTQVSLQQQLSLDAGHEPSRVHFIGQGEMLLSVAKDGRYWIYQSDSGVSAGRFSDVTELSFVRVLRSSYGIALIDSNTLVHIYGLSFDDQGPVLSLLDQYPLTDAELTEAFAPPFGGLMVASSSGNLEWLDTDFQSQQYLSLPQPPLSQEVQPAWYMTPDGVIVRATGDEFMSLKVDTRERSLRILSLFERRMYEGYEGPQYIWQSMPLTPTAESKFSITPLILGTVKAAFYSLLFAAPLAIAAAIFTSYFLTADLRARIKPLVELLAAIPTVILGLVAGLWLAPWLEQHLGLIVSFVMAVPFCLYLASIIWRLLPGNRTEARLSSFELLFSAAAIAFALLIASALSELAASGTSHTLVSYLAHEWDIEYEQRNAIVVGLVMGFAVIPTIYSIAEDALAAVPPHLREGALAMGASEWQAAKSVVLPTAAPGILSAVMMGFARAVGETMIVLMATGNTATMDPSLFTGLRTLSATLALEMPEVVPDSVHFHVLMFVALLLFLFTFVLNSVAEWVRTRLRERVAQL
- a CDS encoding PstS family phosphate ABC transporter substrate-binding protein, with translation MFAYRNIFASKFIALLIFALSVEVAHAATPVVKLSSVGSDTMGGVMTRLARVFNQKYPDVVMQVQANGSSTAPPALQEGTASLGPMSRRMSPAEKLRFRQEYGYDVTEVVIGVDAVAVFVHWQNPLVQLSLKQVDAIFSATRRCGADQPINDWWELNAESFDKQKITTFGRNSASGTYSYFRQVALCGGDFDTSVGEQPGSSSVVQSVGSSIGGIGYSGVGYQSPLVKILAISKDENSRAYMPEPEATSQGDYPLARPLYLYVNQAAALPLRGAERDFVDLVLSNQGQEVIKRSGFIPLPEDVRAKIRVELGL
- the phoR gene encoding phosphate regulon sensor histidine kinase PhoR; this encodes MRAVGRWYKELQTLVLLLLIAAAIGWVIGATAEALTVVLLFFVFGYLWQLRRVLQWIDHPESEPPEGSGIWGMMLDQMYAIQRHNRDARSRLQHTVDYLRDSFRSLRDGALLIDQKGLIEWSNSSAEYLLGLRYPQDKGQNLLSLVRYPEFSSYMIVGDYTEPLTFSTNDFPARHLQVEVSSFGIGDRLILVRDVTQLVQIEQTRQDFVGNVSHELRTPLTVISGYLDTLLSQSEMLPAALIKPLEQMAQQSQRMENLVRDLLWLSKIEATATKKRVREQVNVVALCGEVVEDLRGGYPSRTIEYKCAVRNAKIEGDYRELFSALSNLVVNALKYSPEGKPVSLTLRETEDALCIEVCDQGLGIAEEHIPRLTERFYRVDESRSFAGGGTGLGLAIVKHVAASHEAQLKIESELGAGSCFSLSFHRMNRDV
- the phoB gene encoding phosphate regulon transcriptional regulator PhoB, with amino-acid sequence MKNCSVLVVEDEVAIRDMLRMALEIADLRCIEADNIMDAHAIIIDRRPDIVLLDWMLPGGSGIELLRRLKRDKLTEEIPVIMLTAKTSEDNVIQGLDVGADDYITKPFAPRELIARIRALLRRSGAMPSSERIEAGELVLDMSSHRVFLAGEPLAMGPTEFKLLSFFMSHPERAYTRSQLLDQVWGGNVYVEERTVDVHIRRLRKALQNDMGDCSHFIQTVRGTGYRFSPPGI
- a CDS encoding membrane protein, yielding MNFSRVSRLGFSLVLIVIAGCTTAPPSDLDNICAIFDEKKGWYKSAKKSAKRWDADIPTMMAIVHQESKFEAKAKPPRKKILGFIPGFRPSNAYGYSQALTGTWERYKRDAGAYGADRDEFDDAIDFIGWYNKLSYKENGVSATDARALYLNYHEGQGGYARGTYKSKAWLVGVANKVHARAGRYRTQLQGCKSRLDAANKGWFDWF
- the ligA gene encoding NAD-dependent DNA ligase LigA, whose amino-acid sequence is MPADPAKRIAELIALIERYSQEYYEHDAPSISDAEYDQLFRELQTLEVQNPQYARRDSPTQRVGGKPVEGFAPVMHVIPMLSLDNAFSNDELLDFDRRARERLGLLETATIDYVCEPKLDGIAVAIRYERGMLVQAATRGDGQTGEDITHNVKTVKNIPLQLHGAESIDALEVRGEIFMPKRGFTRLNQRAEAQGEKTFANPRNAAAGSLRQLDPAITAKRPLAFYCYGVGVTQGVDIPDSQYGLLRWYESLGLPVNDEVQAVSGIQACIDYYEQLSRRRSGLDYDIDGIVYKVNSLAEQADLGFVSRAPRWAIARKFPAEEALTHLLDVEFQVGRTGAITPVARLEPVSVGGVVVSNATLHNADEIDRLQVKIGDLVVVRRAGDVIPQVARALPEERRGELRKIVFPSHCPVCGSAIVREEGEAVQRCSGALTCSAQRKGAIIHFVSRKAMDIEGFGEKLVEQLVDIERLKDPSDIYGLTFNELAALPRMGAKSAQNLIDAIDRSKRTTFARFLYALGIREVGVTTAERLADYFGDIESLIAASVDDLLAVPDVGPIVANHIRSFLNSSTHLEVISTLVQAGLSWPEVAPIDVDNAPLVGQTWVVTGKLETFSREEATELLKSLGASVAGSVSNKTTVLLAGPGAGSKLAKAQALGVEVINEDEFLARKSAWI
- the zipA gene encoding cell division protein ZipA — encoded protein: MGLELGMREWMLLAGIALVVVILLDAIRRALKQRAENERLMRAKKTDRQEPHADFDWLKELPNGGARVVYRADDTDDSTTQGKALDSDELVPDAAHNELAEAKEDPSQTVEHRESLSAAVEDRSERALDPVTDAAAESSSTASEATIAATRTTSTSAGQTVDWLETLDTEEEPAEEAPTLIEDTPPEHVLLIHLKADEQKPYQGDTLLQLLLACDLRFGDLGFFHRHEQSGGRGPIQFSVANLLKPGVFDIDSMSTLQTAGVVFFMRVPGPKDLLTSYEAMLETARAVVQHLGGTLLDHSHSVLTKQAIEHDKTLLREYARKQLLQKRS
- the smc gene encoding chromosome segregation protein SMC, producing MRLKSIKLAGFKSFVDPTTVQFPHNMSAVVGPNGCGKSNIIDAVRWVMGESSAKNLRGESMTDVIFNGSGGRQPVGQASIELVFDNQDGTVGGEYARFSEIAIKRLVTRAGQSDYFLNGARCRRRDITDIFLGTGLGPRSYAIIEQGMISRLIESKPEELRVFIEEAAGISKYKERRRETESRMRRTMENLERLQDIRDELGRQIYHLERQAQAAEKYREFKQQERETKALLAGMQWRDLSQQVETLAFSINDIEVQREGIIAEYRALEADLEEKRVAQTEAAEHCNRVQADYYAIGAEVTRFEQAINFQNQRHSQLLQRLAQTDASMALANESLQSDLESLTEAKETLETVSPNRVEAEARVEQSAEELAMAEEAMQLWQQSWDGFNQSASSARQQSEVQQSRIKHLEQVLSRLARRSEALKEELAALAPSSDLGDQQAMQAQLEALRERQAGLEGARQKALQKRDDARAEVGALRQRLSEMQTLAREKRGRASSLNALQEAAQNQSQVQIDEWVATLQNIELRPLVEELSVEQQWQVAVERVLAEDIHGFVTDSASLTPEQMQSFPAAKFYLQGRNECHKPAGSLAEHVNTSWVPSVLTKVRVAQTLDEALNLRSSLKPGESVITPEGVWMGLDWVRLSQSIRGEDSVLFRQQEIDLLESEIAEIDESVAAAANALNELEGNVQAQDRLAEEARVSIQALSADESRINAQISANTAKFAKEHERKEQILAELEDVKAEYEQEQESIAQARRELTEAIETMEADAIQREALISDRDSIRVRLDELRQSAREQRDTLYSVTLQEQQLLAQVSSTEQAIERLRQQTQELAEQREQLKEELAANDDSAIQTLQAQLDEQLELRLQTEEKLSQARDALGALEQAMRAAEQTRLSIERRRDECSTKLERERLQRQTLTVQQQALVDRLKEDEWTVDAALELIRDEHTIGQVQLLLEELGRKIGRLGAINLAAIDEFASQSERKTYLDAQHEDLTSALETLESAIRKIDKETRSRFRDTFEEVNAGLQALFPRVFGGGSAHLEMTGEDLLDTGIAIIARPPGKKNSTIHLLSGGEKALTAIALVFSIFQLNPAPFCMLDEVDAPLDDANVGRYARMVKEMSEKVQFIYITHNKISMEVADQLLGVTMHEPGVSRLVSVDVEEAAELAAN